The Acidobacteriota bacterium genome segment CAGGCGGCGTACTCGCCGGCCCGGGGCGAGCCGGCCCCGTTCGTCGAGACGACCCCGCCGAACCAGAGCTCGTTGCTGCTGAAGCACTTCTGGATGCCGTGGAAGGCCATCATCTCGAGATCGTCCTGATGGGCGCCGATGCCCAGGTGGGTCACGCGCCGGAAAGCGTCCTCGACCGCCAGGCCGTCGGGGATGAAGACCGAGGCGTCGGGTTTATGGAATTTCATGAGCGATCTCCTTTGATATCGGGCAGGCTGGCCGCGGCCACCGCCTGGCCCACGCGCCGGCTCTTTTCGTCGAGCAGGTGCAGGCGCACCCGCCCGGCCGTCGCCGGGTATTCCGTCCGCAGGACGTCCGCGGCCTTGTCCATGATCAGCTGGCCGCCCGGCCCGGACATGACCCGGCCGAGGACGAGGAGGTTCTTGAGGCCGTAGAAGACCTCGTACCAGGGGATGGTGTGGCCGAGGTAGGCGCCGATCTGCTCGAAGATGCGGGCCGCCGGGATGTTGCCCTTGGCCACCAGGGTCTGGACCTCTTTGAGCCGCTCGGGCAGCTTCATCCCGGCCGGGAACGACAGCCCGGCCGCCGCGGCCAGCCGGCCGACGGCCTGCTGGGAGAAATAGTTGGCCCCGACGCCGCGGTCGCCCGACCATTCGTCGGCCACCGCCCCCGGGTTGAGGTCGACCGGGGCGAAGGCCAGCTCGTCGAGCCAGCCCGGGATGTGGCCCTCGCCGTCGAGGAAGCCGGCCGCCTCGCTCGAGCCCATGGCCACGCCCAGGATGCCGGTCTGGCCGAGCGACAGCCGGCCGGCCAGGGCCGTGACCTCGCCGTCGTTGATGACCTCGAAGGGCACGCCCCACTCCCGGGCGACGCGGTCGAACAGGCCCTTGACCTTGGTCTCGAAGTCCGCGGCCGGCACCGAGCGGAAGAGCGAGGCGACGCGGACCTGCCGGTGGATGAGGATGCCGGCCGACGAGCCGCCGATGGCGTCGACGCGGGGCAGGTGGGAAGCGGCCTTCTTCAGGCCGGCCTGGATCATCCCGAAGTGGTACTCCGGGTCGGCGTGCTCGCCCGGCGCCCAGGGGATCTCCTCGCTCCAGACGGCCTGGCCGTCGACAACGGCCGCCACCTTGTAGTCGCTGGCGCCGAGGTCGAAGCCGATGCGGAAGCCGTCGAGGTAGCCGCCCGGGAAATGGACGGCCTCGCGGGCCTCGGGGAAAGTGGCCGGGCTGTGCAGGGCGACCTCGAAGGGATGTTCGTAGACGCCGCCCATGGTCCGGGCGTCGAAGGCCCGCGCGCCGTTCAGGGCGTAGTCGGCCTTGAGGCGCCGGCCGATCGCGGCCGGGCCCTGGACGTGGATGCGCCAGCCGCCGCGGGACCAGAGCAGGAACTTGACGACGCGCTCGACGAGACGGTAGGTCCCGTCGGGATCCGCGTCCGTCGCCGGCGCGACCGTGTCGAAGACCGAGACCAGGCCGTCTTCGCGCTCGACGGCCAGCCGGAGAGGGGCCCCGCCCGAGGCCTTGGCCCTGTCGAGGTAGGCCAGCCAGGCGGGATAGATGGGCCGGAAGCCCGGATCGTACGTCATCTGGCCTTGAACTCCACTTTCACCGGGGCGAGCAGCCGGGCGGCCAGGCCGCCGACGCGGCGGGCCCAGGCCTTGGCGTCGGCCGGCTCGGGCGCCGTGACGCCCCGCTCCCAGCCGCCGGCCACCCAGAAGGTGAGCGACGCGCCGGGACGGGCGGCGAGCTTGAGGGCGTGGTCGGCGCCGGAATCGTTGCTGCCGCGCAGGTCGGAGGGGGCGAAGACCGCCGCCAGGCCGACCTGGCCGGCCTGTCCGGCGCCGCGGCCCCAGGAAGAGAGGGTCCCCGCGGCCTTGTCGAGCGCGAAGGTCTCGCCCTCGAGCTTGCCCAGGCCGGGGCCGAGGACGATCGCCGCGCCCGGCTTCGCCGTCACGACGACGTCCTGCCGGGAATAGGGGTTTTCGGCGAAGGCCGAGTAATAGACCGTGACGGCGGCGTCGCCGGCGGCGGTCTTGACGGCCGGGTACTCCACCTTGACCAGGCCGCGGACCGGGCCGGGGGAGATCACCGTGACCTTGGCCTGGGGCGCGCCGGGTCCGTAGAGAGGGATGCGGGCGGCGCCGTCCCAGACCGATAGGCCGCCCAGGCCGGCCGACCCGCCGGCGCCGAGAAGGTCCTGGCCCCAATCATGACCCTTCGTCTCGGCGGCGGGGAACTTCGGCAGGATGAGCCCGGCCTGGAGCTTGCCGTACAGGCCGATCCGTCCGCGGCTGAACTTGAAGGCGGCCAGGTCGGATTCCCAGCCGGCTTCCGCGCCGCCCGGCTCCCAGGCGCCGCGGGCGAAGGCCTTCTGCGTGGTGATGACCTGGGGCCAGCTCCGGGCCGGAGTGTAGTAACAGAGGAGCCGGGTAGTCGAGTTAGGCGGCAGGGTGCGGACGAAGGCGATCTGGTCGTGGTAGCGGTCCTTGTCGAGGTCGTCGGCCTGTGAGATAACCAGGCCGTATTCGTCCTTCCTCGAGACGTCGAAGAGGGCGTACATATAGGTATTGAAGTCGGCCGCGACCGCGGCCCGGATCCCGGCCACGTCGAGGACGATGGCCTGGTTCTCGAGGTGAAACGGCGTCGGGTTGACGATCTCGACGACGAAGTGCCTGGTGAAGCCCAGGGCCTCGGGGCCGGCCGCTCCGGCCTGGGCGGCGGCCCGGACCGGGACGAGGGCGGCCATCACTGCGGTGGCGATGACGGCGGCGCGGACGTGACGCATCGGCGGATCTCCTTTCCT includes the following:
- a CDS encoding DUF4861 family protein, which encodes MRHVRAAVIATAVMAALVPVRAAAQAGAAGPEALGFTRHFVVEIVNPTPFHLENQAIVLDVAGIRAAVAADFNTYMYALFDVSRKDEYGLVISQADDLDKDRYHDQIAFVRTLPPNSTTRLLCYYTPARSWPQVITTQKAFARGAWEPGGAEAGWESDLAAFKFSRGRIGLYGKLQAGLILPKFPAAETKGHDWGQDLLGAGGSAGLGGLSVWDGAARIPLYGPGAPQAKVTVISPGPVRGLVKVEYPAVKTAAGDAAVTVYYSAFAENPYSRQDVVVTAKPGAAIVLGPGLGKLEGETFALDKAAGTLSSWGRGAGQAGQVGLAAVFAPSDLRGSNDSGADHALKLAARPGASLTFWVAGGWERGVTAPEPADAKAWARRVGGLAARLLAPVKVEFKAR
- a CDS encoding ROK family protein, which translates into the protein MTYDPGFRPIYPAWLAYLDRAKASGGAPLRLAVEREDGLVSVFDTVAPATDADPDGTYRLVERVVKFLLWSRGGWRIHVQGPAAIGRRLKADYALNGARAFDARTMGGVYEHPFEVALHSPATFPEAREAVHFPGGYLDGFRIGFDLGASDYKVAAVVDGQAVWSEEIPWAPGEHADPEYHFGMIQAGLKKAASHLPRVDAIGGSSAGILIHRQVRVASLFRSVPAADFETKVKGLFDRVAREWGVPFEVINDGEVTALAGRLSLGQTGILGVAMGSSEAAGFLDGEGHIPGWLDELAFAPVDLNPGAVADEWSGDRGVGANYFSQQAVGRLAAAAGLSFPAGMKLPERLKEVQTLVAKGNIPAARIFEQIGAYLGHTIPWYEVFYGLKNLLVLGRVMSGPGGQLIMDKAADVLRTEYPATAGRVRLHLLDEKSRRVGQAVAAASLPDIKGDRS